The following are encoded in a window of Sminthopsis crassicaudata isolate SCR6 chromosome 3, ASM4859323v1, whole genome shotgun sequence genomic DNA:
- the FAM83E gene encoding LOW QUALITY PROTEIN: protein FAM83E (The sequence of the model RefSeq protein was modified relative to this genomic sequence to represent the inferred CDS: deleted 2 bases in 2 codons) has translation MAASQLAALDDSGEGASDKTPLGEANPTLLYSEGQRLALETLLSEGAGAFASCLLREKLLPFLAAEEVRSLEAGAEDWRAGAVEGQEGPVGLPELSSLTYFPSPSDEPPPELGLGWPEALPGKGATRARLYTQPPADGDPSIKELVRKAIQEAQKLVAVVMDVFTDPDLLLDLREAAGRRGVPVYVLLDQRHLPAFLALAQQLGVNPRASENLEVPVLRGCGFQSRRKKHVTGDMREKFVLLDGHRVITGSYSFTWSDSRLHRNLVTLLTGEVLEAFDREFRTLYAASRPLAPPPPPGPFLSVLEGVQLARSPHHIAGRRSVAPVSVPPQKDAPRRHPRAPQAPESSQSPSPAGPALSDILRSMQRVRAASGPPARPSRSLWDLSSLSQLSGSSDGDGRLGREPKTAWGAQDTPAMALMRQRGASEDPRALARRWAQPARPVTPGRFHYPAPSPRRLREDQGPRGRGQLDRAGQGAHH, from the exons ATGGCGGCCTCCCAGCTGGCGGCGCTGGACGACTCTGGGGAAGGGGCATCGGACAAGACCCCCCTGGGCGAGGCAAACCCCACCCTCCTGTACTCTGAAGGCCAGAGGCTGGCCCTGGAGACCCTCCTGAGCGAGGGCGCCGGCGCCTTTGCCTCCTGCCTGCTCCGGGAGAAGCTCTTGCCTTTCCTGGCGGCCGAGGAGGTCCGGAGCCTGGAGGCCGGGGCCGAGGACTGGAGAGCGGGGGCCGTTGAAGGGCAGGAAGGGCCGGTGGGCCTCCCGGAGCTGAGCAGCCTGACCTACTTCCCGAGCCCCTCGGACGAGCCCCCTCCGGAGCTGGGCTTGGGCTGGCCGGAGGCCCTGCCGGGGAAGGGCGCCACCCGGGCCCGGCTCTACACCCAGCCGCCTGCGGACGGGGACCCCTCCATCAAGGAGCTGGTGAGGAAGGCTATCCAGGAGGCCCAGAAG ctTGTAGCCGTGGTCATGGATGTGTTCACGGACCCTGATCTTCTGCTGGACCTTCGGGAGGCCGCCGGCCGCCGTGGAGTCCCTGTTTACGTCCTCCTGGACCAGCGCCACCTTCCCGCCTTCCTGGCCCTGGCCCAGCAGCTGGGGGTGAACCCCCGAGCCTCGGAG AACCTCGAGGTCCCCGTCCTGCGAGGCTGTGGCTTCCAGAGCCGGAGGAAGAAGCACGTGACGGGGGACATGAGGGAAAAGTTTGTGCTGCTGGACGGACACAGGGTCATCACTGGCTCCTACAG CTTTACTTGGAGCGATTCCCGCTTGCACCGGAACCTGGTGACGCTGCTGACCGGGGAGGTGCTGGAGGCCTTTGACAGGGAGTTCCGGACGCTGTACGCTGCCTCGCGGCCCctggcc cctccccctccccccggccCCTTCCTCAGCGTCCTGGAGGGAGTGCAGCTGGCCCGGAGCCCCCACCACATCGCCGGCCGCCGCTCCGTGGCCCCCGTCTCGGTTCCGCCCCAGAAGGATGCTCCGCGGCGTCACCCCCGG GCCCCCCAGGCCCCGGAGAGCTCCCAGAGCCCCTCCCCCGCTGGGCCCGCCCTGAGCGACATCTTGAGGAGCATGCAGAGGGTCCGGGCCGCCAGCGGCCCCCCTGCCCGGCCCAGCCGGTCCCTGTGGGACTTGAGCTCCCTCTCCCAGTTGTCCGGGTCCAGTGACGGGGACGGGAGACTGGGGAGAGAG CCGAAGACCGCGTGGGGCGCTCAGGACACGCCCGCCATGGCTCTGATGAGGCAGCGGGGCGCGAGTGAGGACCCCAGAGCCCTGGCCCGACGCTGGGCCCAGCCTGCCCGGCCCGTGACCCCGGGGCGATTCCACTACCCGGCCCCATCCCCGCGGCGGCTCCGGGAGGACCAGGGGCCACGGGGCCGCGGGCAGCTCGACCGCGCCGGCCAGGGCGCCCACCACTGA
- the RPL18 gene encoding large ribosomal subunit protein eL18 codes for MGVDIRHNKDRKVRRKEPKSQDIYLRLLVKLYRFLARRTNSTFNKVVLKRLFMSRTNRPPLSLSRMIRKMKLPGRENKTAVVVGTVTDDVRIQDVPKLKVCALRVTSNARSRILKAGGKILTFDQLAMSSPKGRGTVLLSGPRKGREVYRHFGKAPGTPHSHTKPYVRSKGRKFERARGRRASRGYKN; via the exons ATG GGAGTCGACATCCGACACAACAAGGACCGGAAAGTCCGGCGCAAGGAACCCAAGAGTCAGGACATCTACCTGCGGCTGTTGGTGAAG CTGTATCGCTTCCTGGCCCGCAGAACCAACTCCACTTTCAACAAGGTTGTCCTGAAAAGGCTGTTTATGAGCCGCACTAACCGGCCCCCCCTGTCCCTGAGCCGAATG ATCCGCAAGATGAAGCTGCCAGGCAGGGAAAACAAGACGGCCGTGGTGGTGGGGACTGTGACCGATGACGTCAGGATCCAGGATGTCCCCAAGCTGAAG GTGTGTGCTCTTCGAGTTACCAGCAATGCCCGAAGCCGCATCCTCAAGGCTGGAGGGAAGATCCTCACCTTTGACCAGCTGGCCATGAGCTCCCCCAAGGGCCGAGGCACAGTCCTGCTGTCTG GTCCCCGGAAGGGCCGTGAGGTGTACAGGCATTTCGGGAAGGCTCCTGGCACTCCCCACAGCCACACCAA ACCCTACGTTCGATCCAAGGGCCGGAAGTTCGAGCGTGCCAGGGGTCGCCGTGCCAGCCGAGGCTACAAAAATTAA